Proteins encoded within one genomic window of Ciona intestinalis unplaced genomic scaffold, KH HT000235.1, whole genome shotgun sequence:
- the LOC108950541 gene encoding uncharacterized protein LOC108950541, producing the protein MTSQLALLQPQYKDLNINMQCSPSPSYSVNIVLKACSTGIISPGVILSKQSTSPCGYGCTARFSCAAGYTGNTVDATCNEQATWSPAPNCSLVQPHLTISLPTTGNTATKALGISNLKIITTISVTTNKDCVWKNGNKVLLGQFYSEAFGCYNFTSVNESITCVNNAGTVTSQLTLLQPQYKDLNINMQCSPSPSYSVNIVLKACSSPTTSNVQVNPSSGVYNTQADFQCSHGSTLFYVNGTTGNTATKCLATAEWENEKIVQCWAGKAAQLRQVKFKVQEQQNTIYENTSSKQQYMDFNTGKEMSFNLGSGPMEETYTSMSGIEDKNKYEI; encoded by the exons atgacatcacaactagCATTGTTACAACCACAATACAAggatttgaatataaacatgcAGTGTTCTCCATCACCAAGTTATTCAGTAAATATTGTTCTTAAAG CATGTTCAACTGGTATTATATCTCCTGGTGTGATCCTGTCTAAGCAAAGCACATCACCATGTGGATATGGATGTACAGCAAGATTTAGTTGTGCTGCTGGATATACTGGAAACACAGTGGATGCAACTTGTAATGAGCAAGCTACTTGGAGTCCTGCACCTAACTGTTCACTTG TTCAGCCGCATTTGACCATCAGCCTTCCAACAACTGGTAACACTGCAACCAAAGCACTTGGTATAAGcaacttaaaaattataacaacaatATCTGTAACCACAAACAAAGATTGTGTGTGGAAGAATGGAAACAAAGTTCTCTTAGGTCAGTTTTATTCTGAAGCATTTGGGTGTTACAACTTCACTAGTGTAAATGAATCAATCACTTGTGTTAACAATGCTGGtacagtgacatcacaactaacATTGTTACAACCACAATACAAggatttgaatataaacatgcAATGTTCCCCATCACCAAGTTATTCAGTCAATATTGTTCTTAAAg CTTGTTCATCTCCGACAACCAGCAATGTTCAAGTCAACCCATCAAGTGGTGTCTACAACACTCAAGCTGACTTTCAGTGTTCCCATggttcaactttattttatgtaaatggaacaactggaaacactgcaaccAAATGCCTTGCTACAGCAGAGTGGGAGAATGAAAAAATAGTTCAATGTTGGGCAG GAAAAGCAGCTCAATTGAGACAAGTGAAG TTCAAGGTGCAAGAACAACAGAATACAATATATGAAAATACGTCTTCAA AACAACAATACATGGATTTTAACACCGGAAAAGAAATGTCATTTAATCTTGGAAGT gGACCCATGGAAGAAACATATACTTCAATGAGTGGGAttgaagataaaaataaatatgaaatatga
- the LOC104265434 gene encoding uncharacterized protein LOC104265434 isoform X2, with amino-acid sequence MSELNSKDCNSDAVIVGSCLAVVILIISTIAVHYYLKSKKTTGRIKNVTSVNYKNNKITTTQPKNENNTPQYLNPANKQQAGDNEVGYIDLNAGEPIPNDDVIVRNYEVVKTDYEEIMQSNKKPKNEMNEYDL; translated from the exons ATGAGTGAACTCAACAGCAAGGATTGTAACTCAGATGCTGTGATAGTTGGAAGTTGCTTGGCTGTTGTTATATTGATTATCTCAACAATTGCGGTTCATTACTActtaaaatcaaagaaaactACTG GAAGAATCAAGAATGTGACCTCAGTTAATTACAAGAATAATAAGATTACAACTACCCAACCCAAG AATGAGAACAACACaccacaatatttaaaccctgcaaacaaacaacaagcaGGAGACA ATGAAGTTGGTTATATTGATCTGAATGCAGGAGAACCAATACCTAAT gatgatgtcatagttcgGAATTATGAGGTGGTAAAGACAGATTATGAAGAAATAATGCAAAGTAACAAGAAACCAAagaatgaaatgaatgaatatgaTCTTTAA
- the LOC104265434 gene encoding uncharacterized protein LOC104265434 isoform X1, translating to MSELNSKDCNSDAVIVGSCLAVVILIISTIAVHYYLKSKKTTGNIGRIKNVTSVNYKNNKITTTQPKNENNTPQYLNPANKQQAGDNEVGYIDLNAGEPIPNDDVIVRNYEVVKTDYEEIMQSNKKPKNEMNEYDL from the exons ATGAGTGAACTCAACAGCAAGGATTGTAACTCAGATGCTGTGATAGTTGGAAGTTGCTTGGCTGTTGTTATATTGATTATCTCAACAATTGCGGTTCATTACTActtaaaatcaaagaaaactACTGGTAacattg GAAGAATCAAGAATGTGACCTCAGTTAATTACAAGAATAATAAGATTACAACTACCCAACCCAAG AATGAGAACAACACaccacaatatttaaaccctgcaaacaaacaacaagcaGGAGACA ATGAAGTTGGTTATATTGATCTGAATGCAGGAGAACCAATACCTAAT gatgatgtcatagttcgGAATTATGAGGTGGTAAAGACAGATTATGAAGAAATAATGCAAAGTAACAAGAAACCAAagaatgaaatgaatgaatatgaTCTTTAA
- the LOC113475338 gene encoding uncharacterized protein LOC113475338 has translation MSKQSTSPCGYGCTARFSCAAGYTGNTVDATCNEQATWSPAPNCSLVYPYLTINLPTTNNKTTRSLGISNLKISTTLSTTGVSRCGWRYGGEFDVSAFYISAFVRCYNYTGVNETITCVNNAGTVTSQLTLLQPQYKDLNINMQCSPSPSYSVNIVLKACSSPTPNNVPVNPLSGVYHTQANFQCSHGSTLFYVNGTTGNTATKCLATAEWENEKIVQCWAEPTAVLSGVIIYKVGERATFQCTTSNVVPAVYEVEIYFNGIKQVTGNTWTSNPLNISNDGDIVECRAINNYTAKPKYANLGRTNKTISIICKKL, from the exons ATGTCTAAGCAAAGCACATCACCATGTGGATATGGATGTACAGCAAGATTTAGTTGTGCTGCTGGATATACGGGAAACACAGTGGATGCAACTTGTAATGAGCAAGCTACTTGGAGTCCTGCACCTAACTGTTCACTTg TTTATCCATATTTAACAATCAATCTGCCAACGactaacaacaaaacaacaagatCACTTGGTATAAGCAACCTTAAGATATCAACAACATTATCAACAACTGGTGTTTCTCGATGTGGATGGAGATATGGGGGAGAGTTTGATGTTAGTGCATTTTATATTAGTGCATTTGTTAGATGTTATAACTACACTGGTGTAAATGAAACAATCACTTGTGTTAACAATGCTGGtacagtgacatcacaactaacATTGTTACAACCACAATACAAGGATTTGAACATAAACATGCAATGTTCTCCATCACCAAGTTATTCAGTAAATATTGTTCTTAAAG CTTGTTCATCTCCAACACCCAACAATGTTCCAGTCAACCCATTAAGTGGTGTCTACCACACTCAAGCTAACTTCCAGTGTTCCCATggttcaactttattttatgtaaatggaacaactggaaacactgcaaccAAATGCCTTGCTACAGCAGAGTGGGAGAATGAAAAGATAGTTCAATGTTGGGCAG AACCAACTGCAGTTTTATCAGGAGTcattatttacaaagttgGAGAGAGAGCTACATTTCAATGCACAACATCTAATGTGGTACCAGCTGTGTATGAAGTTGAAATCTATTTCAATGGAATCAAACAA GTTACTGGTAACACATGGACAAGCAATCCACTGAATATTTCAAATGATGGAGATATAGTGGAATGTAGAGCTATAAATAACTACACTGCTAAACCAAAATATGCAAACTTAGGcagaacaaacaaaacaatctcCATCATCTGTAAGAAATTATAA